A stretch of the Papaver somniferum cultivar HN1 chromosome 6, ASM357369v1, whole genome shotgun sequence genome encodes the following:
- the LOC113288015 gene encoding O-fucosyltransferase 15-like produces the protein MASSSTASNYNHSSDVELVEEAAIRSELVEVEEEDLLKFPEIPAIRIPERSEDSSNNNNNSGSNQNAWSSAFHARSHSTTPRSRQSSPRSPAGFRDNFGLLASSSSNTSHGSPPLQATRFSNLYNNRSNSSNLNSWNFLKIFGVFLRKNPNQQQRGLVINKSKGKTGAAGRLWYRKKRVRGLVVIIGLIGFFFLMNWWMLSRLPDDSALNSNHGFLNVNSSSVRGEWSKFGKGKRPHRVLFSRMLALAAHALAEGESKAEPKDLWLEPLLPVSAWKRCAEVRNWEPNEGRNGYIIVSANGGMNQQRVAVCNAVTLARLLNSTLVVPKFLFSSVWRDVSQFSDIYQEEHFINYSKPDIRVVKELPLELRSLDLEAIGSIVTDSDIMKEAKPSFYLKKILPIILKNRVVHLIGFGNRLAFDPIPFELQRLRCRCNFHALRFIPKIQQAGALLLQRMRQYKPHRGPLDQYLVGPFASSMDQNMHPAKKSRYLALHLRFEIDMAAHSMCEFGGGVEEREELEAYRAVHFPALTHLMKTTKLPSAAELRSEGKCPLAPEEAVLMLAALGFKRKTRVYLAGAHIYGGKSRLAALTNLYPNMVTKENLLSSSEIEPFTNYSSQLAALDFIGCAAADAFAMTDSGSQLSSLVTGYRIYYGDGRMPTIRPNKRRLASIFTKNSTIEWREFEERVRKAVKESKQVQERPVARSIYRHPRCPECMCNTTTDLVSRRLLIN, from the exons atggCTTCTTCTTCTACTGCATCTAATTATAATCATTCTTCAGATGTGGAATTAGTAGAAGAAGCTGCTATTAGGTCAGAATTggtagaagtagaagaagaagatttgttGAAATTTCCAGAGATACCAGCAATAAGGATACCAGAGAGATCTGAAGATAGTAGTAATAATAACAACAATAGTGGTAGCAATCAAAATGCATGGTCAAGTGCATTTCATGCTAGGTCACATTCAACAACACCAAGAAGTAGACAAAGTTCTCCGAGAAGTCCAGCTGGTTTCCGTGATAATTTTGGTTTATTAGCTTCATCTTCTTCGAATACCAGTCATGGATCTCCTCCATTACAAGCAACGAGATTTTCTAATTTGTATAATAATAGATCTAATTCTTCCAATCTCAATTCATGGAATTTCTTGAAGATATTTGGTGTTTTCTTAAGAAAAAATCCAAATCAACAGCAGAGGGGATTGGTGATAAATAAGAGTAAAGGAAAAACGGGTGCAGCTGGAAGACTATGGTATAGAAAAAAGAGAGTTAGAGGTTTAGTTGTGATAATTGGTTTAAttggtttctttttcttaatGAATTGGTGGATGCTTTCTCGTCTTCCTGATGATTCTGCTCTTAATTCTAATCATGGCTTCTTAAATGTTAACTCTTCTTCGGTCCGG GGAGAATGGAGTAAATTTGGTAAAGGGAAAAGACCCCACAGAGTGTTATTCTCTAGAATGTTGGCTTTAGCAGCTCATGCCTTAGCTGAG GGAGAGAGCAAAGCTGAGCCAAAAGATTTGTGGTTGGAACCTTTACTTCCTGTTTCTGCTTGGAAACGTTGTGCTGAAGTGCGCAACTGGGAACCTAATG AGGGGCGCAATGGGTACATTATTGTAAGTGCAAATGGGGGAATGAACCAGCAAAGAGTAGCG GTATGCAACGCTGTTACTCTTGCACGATTACTTAATTCAACTCTTGTTGTTCCAAAATTTTTGTTCAGTAGTGTTTGGAGAGATGTAAG TCAATTCAGCGATATCTATCAGGAAGAGCATTTTATCAACTACTCGAAACCTGATATTCGGGTAGTTAAGGAACTTCCGCTGGAACTGAGGTCACTAGATTTGGAAGCTATCGGTAGCATT GTGACTGATTCAGACATTATGAAAGAGGCCAAGCCAAGCTTTTATCTGAAAAAGATTCTCCCCATCATACTTAAAAATAGGGTTGTCCATCTGATAGGGTTTGGGAATCGCCTCGCTTTTGACCCAATACCATTTGAGTTGCAG AGACTCCGATGCAGATGTAACTTTCATGCACTGCGATTTATTCCCAAGATCCAACAAGCTGGTGCACTACTTCTCCAGAGAATGCGTCAATATAAGCCTCACAGGGGTCCATTGGACCAGTATCTGGTTGGTCCATTTGCGTCAAGTATGGATCAAAATATGCATCCTGCAAAGAAATCCAGATATTTAGCTCTACATCTGAGATTTGAAATTGACATGGCAGCTCACTCTATGTGTGAGTTTGGTGGTGGTGTAGAAGAGAGGGAAGAGTTGGAGGCATATCGTGCAGTTCATTTCCCTGCACTGACTCatttaatgaaaacaacaaa ATTACCTTCTGCTGCGGAGCTGAGATCGGAAGGCAAATGTCCTTTAGCGCCCGAAGAAGCTGTACTTATGCTAGCAGCTCTTGGTTTCAAACGTAAGACACGTGTATATCTTGCAGGTGCACATATTTATGGGGGAAAGTCAAGATTAGCTGCTCTGACCAATTTATACCCTAATATGGTCACCAAAGAAAATCTGCTTTCATCTTCTGAGATCGAACCATTTACGAACTACTCGTCACAG TTAGCTGCTTTGGATTTCATAGGATGTGCAGCTGCTGACGCATTTGCCATGACGGACTCCGGGAGTCAATTGTCATCCCTAGTAACAGGGTATCGTATATATTACGGTGATGGTAGAATGCCTACTATAAGGCCAAACAAACGCCGTCTTGCTAGCATTTTCACAAAAAACTCAACGATAGAGTGGAGAGAGTTTGAAGAGAGAGTAAGAAAAGCAGTGAAAGAGAGTAAACAGGTGCAGGAGAGACCTGTTGCAAGAAGTATTTACAGACATCCAAGATGTCCAGAATGTATGTGCAATACTACAACAGATTTGGTTAGTAGAAGATTATTAATCAATTAG